The following is a genomic window from Hydrogenobaculum sp. Y04AAS1.
TGTGCAGGTGTATTTCAAGGGTGCCGCCAAGCTCTACACCTTTTGGAGTACCAACAAACTCAAGGGGCACTTCTACATCGGTCTCTGTAACGTTTGATATGTTGTATAAATCTACATGCACTGGATTATCACCAAGCCATCCGTATTGAATGTCTTTCAACAGGCAAGGTAGCACTTCATTACCAAGCTTTGCTTCTATCAAAAACGTAGTACCGTGAGGCATGGCCGCTAAGTCTTTTATTCTCATGTAAGCGTGTATATTTTGAACGCCTTTGCCGTAGATCTCTACAGGCACAAGCCCTTCTTTCCTTTTGCTTTTTTTATCACCTTTTGTAGAAGCTTCTCTTTCTAAAAGCTCAATACTAACCCTTTTCATAACAATCACTCCTTCTATAGAAAGTTTTCAAGCTATATATTATAGCATAATTTATAATTAACTTATGGATATAGATAAAGCTTATGAAATATATATAAATGAAATCCTAAAATGGAACAAGGTACATAAGCTTATATCAAAAGCCGATGAATCAAAGATTTTTGAAAGACACATAAAAGACGCTGAAGAGATATTTTACAAATTAAAAGATTTTGATATAAAAGAAATAGCAGATGTAGGAGCTGGAGCTGGTTTTTTAGGCGTGGTGTTTTCTATCCTTGATAAGGATCTAAAAGTTAGTCTAATAGAAGTTGTGGCAAAAAAATGCGCTTTTTTAGAGCATATAAAAGTTAAGCTTGGACTAAATTACGAGGTTTTATGCAAAGATGCCACTCGTTTAGAAAAAACCTTTGAGGCCACTATAGAAAGGGCTTTTGGCAAACCCCTTGATATAGTAAGTACGATGGAAAAACTATCAAACAAATATACGTTTCTTGTCTTAGGAGAAAACGAGGACCTTAAACCTTTAAAACATTTAGGCTATACACCAATTAAGCTATCAAAGGGTTTTTTGGCTTTTAAAAGCCTAAAATAAATAATGTTATAATCATATTATGAAGCTTTTACCAATAGGCATACAAACCTTTAGAGATATCATAGAAGGCGGTTTTTACTATGTAGACAAAACACATTTTATACCAAAGCTAACAAGCAAATACTATTTTCTATCCCGCCCAAGAAGGTTTGGTAAATCTCTTTTTCTTGATACATTAAAAGAAGCATTTTCTGGCAACAAA
Proteins encoded in this region:
- a CDS encoding 50S ribosomal protein L25/general stress protein Ctc, with the translated sequence MKRVSIELLEREASTKGDKKSKRKEGLVPVEIYGKGVQNIHAYMRIKDLAAMPHGTTFLIEAKLGNEVLPCLLKDIQYGWLGDNPVHVDLYNISNVTETDVEVPLEFVGTPKGVELGGTLEIHLHSIELKVDPRNIPEKITVDISNVDLGGVLHVKDLNIPANCRLMEDPEEVVLVVAEPEETKEGEEEQAQEAATK
- a CDS encoding RsmG family class I SAM-dependent methyltransferase, yielding MDIDKAYEIYINEILKWNKVHKLISKADESKIFERHIKDAEEIFYKLKDFDIKEIADVGAGAGFLGVVFSILDKDLKVSLIEVVAKKCAFLEHIKVKLGLNYEVLCKDATRLEKTFEATIERAFGKPLDIVSTMEKLSNKYTFLVLGENEDLKPLKHLGYTPIKLSKGFLAFKSLK